One genomic region from Cataglyphis hispanica isolate Lineage 1 chromosome 11, ULB_Chis1_1.0, whole genome shotgun sequence encodes:
- the LOC126852745 gene encoding proton-coupled folate transporter-like isoform X4, with translation MDRVIADWRRYILMQPPMMLLVLAMSMSGTILTDLIVYRTCIITLGINKTECLILHNNSSSEEALRINTKVQPQASLILMSKSFIESLFPSVLSLFLGPWSDKYGRKPVILSGYIGISLTYLLLSLMANWEIMPWYFLIAYIPMALLGVYEAYGYTAVFSIATTLCTVATLYIILFIPETVQSHTSGICNIFDFMFVKDLINTCIKKRDGFNRSLVWSCVACLTLLLIAFQGNLAIGYLFASARLGWTVEQFSIYIATSVVMGILGTIFGIKLIRRCTGFSEAVVAIISVISSLCTALVCAFTWQSWHMYLSIGVGIFGDLSRPMIRTILSKAVPEKDTGKVFSLATFLETLLPFAAASLYTFLYSHYMPPLYPLPVWFLSAAFYIITIIILIYIQIHMRSNIISFTPMIEDNNSIH, from the exons aTGGATCGTGTTATTGCAGATTGGAGACGTTATATATTGATGCAACCGCCTATGATGCTACTGGTACTTGCTATGTCAATGTCAG GTACCATCTTAACAGATCTGATAGTATATCGTACATGCATTATAACATTAGGAATAAACAAAACAGAGTGCCTGATACTTCACAATAATAGCAGCAGCGAGGAGGCACTtagaataaatacaaaagtgCAACCACAGGCAAGTTTAATTCTGATGAGTAAATCCTTTATCGAAAGTCTTTTTCCTTCAGTCCTATCTTTGTTTCTGGGACCATGGAGTGATAAGTATGGAAGGAAACCTGTTATACTTTCAGGATATAtag GTATATCTTTAACTTATCTTCTGCTCTCCTTGATGGCTAATTGGGAGATCATGCCTTGGTACTTTTTAATAGCTTATATCCCTATGGCTCTTCTAGGTG TATATGAGGCATATGGATACACTGCTGTATTTAGCATTGCAACTACGCTGTGTACTGTAGcaacattgtatataatactttttattccaGAGACTGTACAGAGTCATACTTCT ggtATTTGCaacatatttgattttatgtttGTAAAAGATCTTATTAACACATGTATCAAAAAGAGAGATGGATTTAATAGATCATTGGTCTGGAGCTGCGTAGCTTGTCTGACTTTACTGTTAATTGCTTTTCAAGGCAATCTTGCCATTGGATATCTATTTGCGAGTGCACGGCTTGGTTGGACTGTAGAACAGTTCTCTATTTATATAGCTACAAGTGTTGTGATGGGAATTCTCGGCACGATATttggtattaaattaatccgaAGATGCACAG GATTTTCAGAGGCGGTAGTTGCCATAATATCCGTTATATCATCTCTTTGTACTGCCTTAGTATGTGCTTTTACATGGCAATCCTGGCATATGTATCTGTCAATAGGTGTAGGTATATTTGGTGATTTATCTCGACCAATGATACGTACTATATTATCCAAAGCAGTACCCGAGAAGGATACAG GGAAGGTTTTCTCTCTAGCAACATTTCTAGAGACACTGTTACCATTTGCTGCAGCTTCTTTATACACTTTTCTTTATTCCCATTACATGCCACCTTTGTATCCTCTGCCAGTGTGGTTTTTATCAGCAGCCTTTtacattataacaattataatattgatatatattcagATACATATGAGAAGCAACATTATATCTTTCACCCCAATGATAGaagataataattcaatccattga
- the LOC126852745 gene encoding proton-coupled folate transporter-like isoform X1: protein MDRVIADWRRYILMQPPMMLLVLAMSMSGTILTDLIVYRTCIITLGINKTECLILHNNSSSEEALRINTKVQPQASLILMSKSFIESLFPSVLSLFLGPWSDKYGRKPVILSGYIGISLTYLLLSLMANWEIMPWYFLIAYIPMALLGGISVLMLASFCYITDITDNNERAWHLAWLDAFISLGVLIGLFSGPAVYEAYGYTAVFSIATTLCTVATLYIILFIPETVQSHTSGICNIFDFMFVKDLINTCIKKRDGFNRSLVWSCVACLTLLLIAFQGNLAIGYLFASARLGWTVEQFSIYIATSVVMGILGTIFGIKLIRRCTGFSEAVVAIISVISSLCTALVCAFTWQSWHMYLSIGVGIFGDLSRPMIRTILSKAVPEKDTGKVFSLATFLETLLPFAAASLYTFLYSHYMPPLYPLPVWFLSAAFYIITIIILIYIQIHMRSNIISFTPMIEDNNSIH from the exons aTGGATCGTGTTATTGCAGATTGGAGACGTTATATATTGATGCAACCGCCTATGATGCTACTGGTACTTGCTATGTCAATGTCAG GTACCATCTTAACAGATCTGATAGTATATCGTACATGCATTATAACATTAGGAATAAACAAAACAGAGTGCCTGATACTTCACAATAATAGCAGCAGCGAGGAGGCACTtagaataaatacaaaagtgCAACCACAGGCAAGTTTAATTCTGATGAGTAAATCCTTTATCGAAAGTCTTTTTCCTTCAGTCCTATCTTTGTTTCTGGGACCATGGAGTGATAAGTATGGAAGGAAACCTGTTATACTTTCAGGATATAtag GTATATCTTTAACTTATCTTCTGCTCTCCTTGATGGCTAATTGGGAGATCATGCCTTGGTACTTTTTAATAGCTTATATCCCTATGGCTCTTCTAGGTGGTATAAGTGTGTTAATGTTAGCTTCATTTTGTTATATCACTGATATAACTGATAATAATGAACGAGCATGGCACTTAGCTTGGCTAGATGCATTTATCTCTCTTGGTGTGTTAATTGGATTGTTTTCCGGTCCGGCAGTATATGAGGCATATGGATACACTGCTGTATTTAGCATTGCAACTACGCTGTGTACTGTAGcaacattgtatataatactttttattccaGAGACTGTACAGAGTCATACTTCT ggtATTTGCaacatatttgattttatgtttGTAAAAGATCTTATTAACACATGTATCAAAAAGAGAGATGGATTTAATAGATCATTGGTCTGGAGCTGCGTAGCTTGTCTGACTTTACTGTTAATTGCTTTTCAAGGCAATCTTGCCATTGGATATCTATTTGCGAGTGCACGGCTTGGTTGGACTGTAGAACAGTTCTCTATTTATATAGCTACAAGTGTTGTGATGGGAATTCTCGGCACGATATttggtattaaattaatccgaAGATGCACAG GATTTTCAGAGGCGGTAGTTGCCATAATATCCGTTATATCATCTCTTTGTACTGCCTTAGTATGTGCTTTTACATGGCAATCCTGGCATATGTATCTGTCAATAGGTGTAGGTATATTTGGTGATTTATCTCGACCAATGATACGTACTATATTATCCAAAGCAGTACCCGAGAAGGATACAG GGAAGGTTTTCTCTCTAGCAACATTTCTAGAGACACTGTTACCATTTGCTGCAGCTTCTTTATACACTTTTCTTTATTCCCATTACATGCCACCTTTGTATCCTCTGCCAGTGTGGTTTTTATCAGCAGCCTTTtacattataacaattataatattgatatatattcagATACATATGAGAAGCAACATTATATCTTTCACCCCAATGATAGaagataataattcaatccattga
- the LOC126852745 gene encoding proton-coupled folate transporter-like isoform X5 produces MDRVIADWRRYILMQPPMMLLVLAMSMSGTILTDLIVYRTCIITLGINKTECLILHNNSSSEEALRINTKVQPQASLILMSKSFIESLFPSVLSLFLGPWSDKYGRKPVILSGYIGISLTYLLLSLMANWEIMPWYFLIAYIPMALLGGNLAIGYLFASARLGWTVEQFSIYIATSVVMGILGTIFGIKLIRRCTGFSEAVVAIISVISSLCTALVCAFTWQSWHMYLSIGVGIFGDLSRPMIRTILSKAVPEKDTGKVFSLATFLETLLPFAAASLYTFLYSHYMPPLYPLPVWFLSAAFYIITIIILIYIQIHMRSNIISFTPMIEDNNSIH; encoded by the exons aTGGATCGTGTTATTGCAGATTGGAGACGTTATATATTGATGCAACCGCCTATGATGCTACTGGTACTTGCTATGTCAATGTCAG GTACCATCTTAACAGATCTGATAGTATATCGTACATGCATTATAACATTAGGAATAAACAAAACAGAGTGCCTGATACTTCACAATAATAGCAGCAGCGAGGAGGCACTtagaataaatacaaaagtgCAACCACAGGCAAGTTTAATTCTGATGAGTAAATCCTTTATCGAAAGTCTTTTTCCTTCAGTCCTATCTTTGTTTCTGGGACCATGGAGTGATAAGTATGGAAGGAAACCTGTTATACTTTCAGGATATAtag GTATATCTTTAACTTATCTTCTGCTCTCCTTGATGGCTAATTGGGAGATCATGCCTTGGTACTTTTTAATAGCTTATATCCCTATGGCTCTTCTAGGTG GCAATCTTGCCATTGGATATCTATTTGCGAGTGCACGGCTTGGTTGGACTGTAGAACAGTTCTCTATTTATATAGCTACAAGTGTTGTGATGGGAATTCTCGGCACGATATttggtattaaattaatccgaAGATGCACAG GATTTTCAGAGGCGGTAGTTGCCATAATATCCGTTATATCATCTCTTTGTACTGCCTTAGTATGTGCTTTTACATGGCAATCCTGGCATATGTATCTGTCAATAGGTGTAGGTATATTTGGTGATTTATCTCGACCAATGATACGTACTATATTATCCAAAGCAGTACCCGAGAAGGATACAG GGAAGGTTTTCTCTCTAGCAACATTTCTAGAGACACTGTTACCATTTGCTGCAGCTTCTTTATACACTTTTCTTTATTCCCATTACATGCCACCTTTGTATCCTCTGCCAGTGTGGTTTTTATCAGCAGCCTTTtacattataacaattataatattgatatatattcagATACATATGAGAAGCAACATTATATCTTTCACCCCAATGATAGaagataataattcaatccattga
- the LOC126852754 gene encoding sepiapterin reductase-like has product MSIEALSGKVFLVITGASRGIGRQIAITFGSLLQEGSHILLLARNLNGLKEVAKNIPSKVTVHTVSINLGEATKTDFEETILRCLSGITRDAFDRVVVVHNVGTIGDVTKFVNEMMDIDEWKQYYTLNFFLPAILNAVIMNLFDDSTNTKKVVINITSLYAIQANVACGYYCSVKAAREMYFKVFALENPDVNVLSYSPGPVNTDMLKTICETIVDPEKKKTLQHLRDTNAILTTEQTINRLVEILKEHKYKAGDHVDYYDN; this is encoded by the exons ATGTCGATTGAGGCATTATCTGGTAAAGTTTTCTTAGTGATAACCGGTGCAAGCCGTGGTATCGGACGTCAAATCGCGATAACATTCGGTTCGCTACTGCAGGAGGGTTCGCATATTCTTTTGTTAGCAAGAAACCTAAATGGTTTAAAAGAAGTCGCGAAAAATATACCATCTAAAGTGACAGTTCATACTGTCAGTATAAATCTTGGTGAAGCGACTAAAACTGATTTTGAAG AAACCATATTAAGATGCCTAAGTGGAATCACTCGCGACGCATTTGATCGAGTGGTCGTAGTGCATAATGTAGGTACTATAGGCGATGttacaaaatttgtaaatgaGATGATGGATATAGATGAGTGGAAACAATATTATACCCTAAATTTCTTCCTACCTGCTATTTTGAATGCGGTGATTATGAATTTGTTTGACGATAGTACAAACACTAAGAAAGTGGTTATCAATATTACATCTTTGTATGCTATTCAAGCAAATGTAGCTTGTGGTTATTATTGCTCGGTGAAGGCAGCAcgagaaatgtattttaag GTTTTTGCTTTGGAAAATCCTGATGTTAATGTATTAAGTTATTCACCGGGACCTGTCAATACAGATATGTTAAAAACAATATGTGAAACAATCGTCGatcccgaaaaaaaaaaaacattgcaacACTTGCGTGATACCAATGCTATATTGACTACAGAGCAGACAATTAATCGTCTTGtggaaattttgaaagaacatAAGTACAAAGCGGGTGATCATGTGGACTATTATGACAACTAA
- the LOC126852755 gene encoding sepiapterin reductase-like, protein MSIEALSGKVFLVITGASRGIGRQIAITFGSLLQEGSHILLLARNLNGLKEVAKNISSKVTVHTVSIDLGKATKTDFEEIILGCLSGTTRDAFDRVVVVHNVGTMDVTKFVNEMMDIDDWKQFFTLNMFLPAILNALIMNLFDYSTNTKKVVINITSLYAIQANVACGYHCSAKAAREMYFKVFALENPDVNVLNYSPGIVDTDMLQTMYETIPNPKTKKELEHLQETNTVLTTEQTVNRLVEILKEHKYKAGDHVDYYN, encoded by the exons ATGTCGATTGAAGCACTATCTGGTAAAGTTTTCTTAGTGATAACCGGTGCAAGTCGTGGTATCGGTCGTCAAATCGCGATAACATTTGGTTCGCTACTGCAGGAGGGCTcacatattcttttattagcaAGAAACTTAAATGGTTTAAAAGAAGtcgcgaaaaatatatcatctaAAGTGACAGTTCATACTGTTAGTATAGATCTTGGTAAAGCGACGAAAACCGATTTTGAAG AGATCATATTGGGATGCCTAAGTGGAACCACTCGCGATGCATTTGATCGAGTGGTTGTAGTGCATAATGTAGGTACTATGGATGTcacaaaatttgtaaatgaaaTGATGGATATAGATGAttggaaacaattttttacccTAAACATGTTCCTACCTGCAATTTTGAATGCGTTGATTATGAATTTGTTTGACTATAGTACAAACACTAAGAAAGTGGTTATCAATATTACATCTTTGTATGCTATTCAAGCAAATGTGGCCTGTGGTTATCATTGCTCAGCGAAGGCAGCAcgagaaatgtattttaag GTCTTTGCTTTAGAAAATCCTGATGTCaacgtattaaattattcgccGGGAATCGTCGATACAGATATGCTTCAAACAATGTATGAAACGATCCCGAATCCCAAAACTAAAAAAGAATTGGAACATTTGCAAGAAACTAATACTGTACTGACTACAGAACAAACAGTTAATCGTCTTGtggaaattttgaaagaacatAAGTACAAAGCGGGTGATCATGTGgactattacaattaa
- the LOC126852745 gene encoding tetracycline resistance protein, class B-like isoform X3 gives MDRVIADWRRYILMQPPMMLLVLAMSMSGTILTDLIVYRTCIITLGINKTECLILHNNSSSEEALRINTKVQPQASLILMSKSFIESLFPSVLSLFLGPWSDKYGRKPVILSGYIGGISVLMLASFCYITDITDNNERAWHLAWLDAFISLGVLIGLFSGPAVYEAYGYTAVFSIATTLCTVATLYIILFIPETVQSHTSGICNIFDFMFVKDLINTCIKKRDGFNRSLVWSCVACLTLLLIAFQGNLAIGYLFASARLGWTVEQFSIYIATSVVMGILGTIFGIKLIRRCTGFSEAVVAIISVISSLCTALVCAFTWQSWHMYLSIGVGIFGDLSRPMIRTILSKAVPEKDTGKVFSLATFLETLLPFAAASLYTFLYSHYMPPLYPLPVWFLSAAFYIITIIILIYIQIHMRSNIISFTPMIEDNNSIH, from the exons aTGGATCGTGTTATTGCAGATTGGAGACGTTATATATTGATGCAACCGCCTATGATGCTACTGGTACTTGCTATGTCAATGTCAG GTACCATCTTAACAGATCTGATAGTATATCGTACATGCATTATAACATTAGGAATAAACAAAACAGAGTGCCTGATACTTCACAATAATAGCAGCAGCGAGGAGGCACTtagaataaatacaaaagtgCAACCACAGGCAAGTTTAATTCTGATGAGTAAATCCTTTATCGAAAGTCTTTTTCCTTCAGTCCTATCTTTGTTTCTGGGACCATGGAGTGATAAGTATGGAAGGAAACCTGTTATACTTTCAGGATATAtag GTGGTATAAGTGTGTTAATGTTAGCTTCATTTTGTTATATCACTGATATAACTGATAATAATGAACGAGCATGGCACTTAGCTTGGCTAGATGCATTTATCTCTCTTGGTGTGTTAATTGGATTGTTTTCCGGTCCGGCAGTATATGAGGCATATGGATACACTGCTGTATTTAGCATTGCAACTACGCTGTGTACTGTAGcaacattgtatataatactttttattccaGAGACTGTACAGAGTCATACTTCT ggtATTTGCaacatatttgattttatgtttGTAAAAGATCTTATTAACACATGTATCAAAAAGAGAGATGGATTTAATAGATCATTGGTCTGGAGCTGCGTAGCTTGTCTGACTTTACTGTTAATTGCTTTTCAAGGCAATCTTGCCATTGGATATCTATTTGCGAGTGCACGGCTTGGTTGGACTGTAGAACAGTTCTCTATTTATATAGCTACAAGTGTTGTGATGGGAATTCTCGGCACGATATttggtattaaattaatccgaAGATGCACAG GATTTTCAGAGGCGGTAGTTGCCATAATATCCGTTATATCATCTCTTTGTACTGCCTTAGTATGTGCTTTTACATGGCAATCCTGGCATATGTATCTGTCAATAGGTGTAGGTATATTTGGTGATTTATCTCGACCAATGATACGTACTATATTATCCAAAGCAGTACCCGAGAAGGATACAG GGAAGGTTTTCTCTCTAGCAACATTTCTAGAGACACTGTTACCATTTGCTGCAGCTTCTTTATACACTTTTCTTTATTCCCATTACATGCCACCTTTGTATCCTCTGCCAGTGTGGTTTTTATCAGCAGCCTTTtacattataacaattataatattgatatatattcagATACATATGAGAAGCAACATTATATCTTTCACCCCAATGATAGaagataataattcaatccattga
- the LOC126852764 gene encoding uncharacterized protein LOC126852764: MKTDTNDPWCGTAERTAIDDNTPNDRFEDSFLDKDHQRLSDSEQYLQKLYSRLKVLQGGTTKKDLITSLSIAKEDSIARLITSGNNPQSEEEAELASNPLIRHIAPHLQALTASELVHLLKADVLQATTEIEQQNITEEIQTNQLLTEHIYKLKDYN; the protein is encoded by the exons ATGAAGACGGACACCAACGATCCTTGGTGCGGAACAGCTGAGCGAACGGCAATCGACGACAATACACCGAACGATCGTTTCGAGGACTCTTTCCTGGATAAGGATCATCAACGATTGTCCGATTCAGAGCAGTATCTGCAGAAACTAT ATTCTAGATTAAAAGTCCTTCAAGGAGGTACAACAAAAAAGGATCTTATAACATCGCTGTCGATAGCAAAGGAGGATTCCATTGCACGTTTAATTACTTCTGGAAATAATCCCCAGTCTGAGGAAGAAGCTGAACTGGCATCAAATCCTCTGATACGACATATAGCTCCACATTTACAA GCATTAACAGCCAGTGAATTAGTACATCTGTTGAAGGCAGATGTACTACAAGCAACCACTGAAATCGAGCAACAGAATATTACGGAAGAAATACAAACAAATCAACTGTTGACAGAACATATCTACAAATTGAAagactataattaa
- the LOC126852745 gene encoding proton-coupled folate transporter-like isoform X2, whose translation MDRVIADWRRYILMQPPMMLLVLAMSMSGINKTECLILHNNSSSEEALRINTKVQPQASLILMSKSFIESLFPSVLSLFLGPWSDKYGRKPVILSGYIGISLTYLLLSLMANWEIMPWYFLIAYIPMALLGGISVLMLASFCYITDITDNNERAWHLAWLDAFISLGVLIGLFSGPAVYEAYGYTAVFSIATTLCTVATLYIILFIPETVQSHTSGICNIFDFMFVKDLINTCIKKRDGFNRSLVWSCVACLTLLLIAFQGNLAIGYLFASARLGWTVEQFSIYIATSVVMGILGTIFGIKLIRRCTGFSEAVVAIISVISSLCTALVCAFTWQSWHMYLSIGVGIFGDLSRPMIRTILSKAVPEKDTGKVFSLATFLETLLPFAAASLYTFLYSHYMPPLYPLPVWFLSAAFYIITIIILIYIQIHMRSNIISFTPMIEDNNSIH comes from the exons aTGGATCGTGTTATTGCAGATTGGAGACGTTATATATTGATGCAACCGCCTATGATGCTACTGGTACTTGCTATGTCAATGTCAG GAATAAACAAAACAGAGTGCCTGATACTTCACAATAATAGCAGCAGCGAGGAGGCACTtagaataaatacaaaagtgCAACCACAGGCAAGTTTAATTCTGATGAGTAAATCCTTTATCGAAAGTCTTTTTCCTTCAGTCCTATCTTTGTTTCTGGGACCATGGAGTGATAAGTATGGAAGGAAACCTGTTATACTTTCAGGATATAtag GTATATCTTTAACTTATCTTCTGCTCTCCTTGATGGCTAATTGGGAGATCATGCCTTGGTACTTTTTAATAGCTTATATCCCTATGGCTCTTCTAGGTGGTATAAGTGTGTTAATGTTAGCTTCATTTTGTTATATCACTGATATAACTGATAATAATGAACGAGCATGGCACTTAGCTTGGCTAGATGCATTTATCTCTCTTGGTGTGTTAATTGGATTGTTTTCCGGTCCGGCAGTATATGAGGCATATGGATACACTGCTGTATTTAGCATTGCAACTACGCTGTGTACTGTAGcaacattgtatataatactttttattccaGAGACTGTACAGAGTCATACTTCT ggtATTTGCaacatatttgattttatgtttGTAAAAGATCTTATTAACACATGTATCAAAAAGAGAGATGGATTTAATAGATCATTGGTCTGGAGCTGCGTAGCTTGTCTGACTTTACTGTTAATTGCTTTTCAAGGCAATCTTGCCATTGGATATCTATTTGCGAGTGCACGGCTTGGTTGGACTGTAGAACAGTTCTCTATTTATATAGCTACAAGTGTTGTGATGGGAATTCTCGGCACGATATttggtattaaattaatccgaAGATGCACAG GATTTTCAGAGGCGGTAGTTGCCATAATATCCGTTATATCATCTCTTTGTACTGCCTTAGTATGTGCTTTTACATGGCAATCCTGGCATATGTATCTGTCAATAGGTGTAGGTATATTTGGTGATTTATCTCGACCAATGATACGTACTATATTATCCAAAGCAGTACCCGAGAAGGATACAG GGAAGGTTTTCTCTCTAGCAACATTTCTAGAGACACTGTTACCATTTGCTGCAGCTTCTTTATACACTTTTCTTTATTCCCATTACATGCCACCTTTGTATCCTCTGCCAGTGTGGTTTTTATCAGCAGCCTTTtacattataacaattataatattgatatatattcagATACATATGAGAAGCAACATTATATCTTTCACCCCAATGATAGaagataataattcaatccattga
- the LOC126852731 gene encoding vesicle-fusing ATPase 1-like yields the protein MSMMRMKAVRCPTDELSLSNCAIINPDDFPDDVRHIEVTTAPNYHFVFSVRTHHEIQRGTIGFSLPQRKWATLSLNQDIEVRPYHFDPTSNTECLCNIVLEADFLQKKTVTLEPYNTDEMAKEFLLQFSGQAFTVGQQLAFQFKDKKLLGLVVKSLEAADLSAISSGQSTVPKKTKMGRCLGDTIIQFEKAENSSLNLVGQAKGKAIRQTIINPDWDFQKMGIGGLDKEFSAIFRRAFASRVFPTEVVTQLGCKHVKGILLYGPPGTGKTLMARQIGTMLNAREPKIVNGPQILDKYVGESEANVRRLFADAEEEEKRLGPNSGLHIIIFDEIDAICKSRGSVAGNTGVHDTVVNQLLAKIDGVEQLNNILVIGMTNRRDMIDEALLRPGRLELQMEISLPDEHGRYQILSIHTSRMREYKKIAPDVDLKELAAQTKNFSGAELEGLVRAAQSTAMNRLIKAASKVEVDPAAMEKLMVTRGDFLHALEHDIKPAFGTSAEILGQLLLRGIINWGRPVAEILADGSLCMQQARATEGSGLVSVLLEGPPNSGKTALAAQIAKNSDFPFVKVCTPDDMVGFVESAKCLSIRKVFDDAYRSQLSCILVDNIERLLDYGSIGPRYSNLTLQALLVLLKKPPPPGRKLLILCTSSRRQVLDDFEILSAFNTVLHVPNLSTPDHLLNVLEEVDLFSKHEMASLHAKLQGKRIFIGIKKLLCLIDMARQVEPNYRVAKFLSKLEEEGGLE from the exons ATGTCCATGATG cGGATGAAAGCAGTAAGATGTCCTACAGATGAGCTTAGTCTCTCCAATTGTGCAATTATCAATCCTGATGATTTTCCAGATGATGTTag GCATATTGAAGTAACTACAGCACcaaattatcattttgtgTTTTCTGTGAGAACACATCATGAGATTCAGCGTGGTACAATCGGTTTTAGTTTGCCTCAACGAAAGTGGGCAACATTGTCTCTCAATCAAGATATTGAGGTTCGACCATATCATTTTGATCCAACTTCTAACACAGAATGTTTATGCAACATTGTTTTGGAAGCTGACTTCTTGCAGAAAAAAAC tGTTACTTTGGAGCCATATAATACAGATGAAATGGCCAAGGAATTTTTGCTACAATTTTCAGGGCAGGCATTCACCGTGGGTCAGCAGCTGgcatttcaatttaaagatAAGAAATTGCTTGGATTAGTTGTCAAAAGTTTGGAAGCTGCTGATTTATCGGCCATCAGTTCAGGCCAAAGTACAGTGCccaaaaaaactaaaatgGGTCGTTGTTTAGGCGACACCATAATACAATTTGAAAAAGCAGAAAATTCAAGCCTAAATCTTGTTGGACAAGCTAAGGGAAAAGCTATTCGGCAGACTATTATTAACCCAGACTGGGATTTCCAAAAAATGGGTATTGGTGGTTTGGATAAAGAGTTTAGTGCTATTTTTAGAAGAGCATTTGCATCTCGCGTTTTTCCAACGGAGGTTGTCACTCAATTGGGTTGCAAACATGTAAAAGGAATTTTGCTGTATGGACCACCTGGTACAGGAAAAACGTTAATGGCTCGGCAAATAGGAACAATGTTAAATGCAAGAGAACCAAAGATTGTAAATGGCCCACAAATTTTGGATAAATATGTTGGAGAAAGTGAAGCTAATGTCAGAAGATTGTTTGCTGATgcagaagaggaagaaaagagg cttgGTCCAAATAGTGGACTTCACATAATCATATTTGATGAAATAGATGCCATCTGTAAATCTCGAGGAAGTGTTGCTGGAAATACAGGAGTTCATGACACAGTAGTAAATCAACTACTCGCAAAGATTGATGGCGttgaacaattaaataatattctcgttATTGGTATGACCAATAGAAGGGATATGATTGACGAAGCCTTGTTAAGACCTGGCCGATTGGAG ttGCAAATGGAGATCAGCTTGCCAGACGAACATGGACGATATCAAATTCTTAGTATTCACACATCTCGaatgagagaatataaaaagatagcgCCTGATGTAGATCTGAAAGAGTTGGCAGCCCAAACTAAGAATTTTAGTGGGGCAGAATTAGAGGGTCTGGTTAGAGCTGCACAAAGCACTGCTATGAATCGGTTAATAAAAGCTGCCAGCAAGGTAGAGGTTGATCCTGCTGCAATGGAGAAACTTATGGTCACTAGAGGTGACTTTTTACATGCACTGGAGCATGATATTAAACCG gCATTTGGTACAAGCGCAGAAATACTGGGTCAATTGTTATTACGCGGAATTATTAATTGGGGAAGACCAGTGGCTGAAATTCTTGCCGATGGGTCTCTATGCATGCAACAAGCTCGAGCGACTGAAGGATCTGGTCTGGTATCTGTTCTTTTGGAAGGACCACCAAATAGCGGAAAGACAGCACTTGCCGCACAGATTGCGAAGAATTCAGACTTTCCATTTGTTAAAGTTTGTACACCTGATGACATGGTTGGTTTTGTTGAATCCGCAAAATGTCTTTCTATACGGAAG GTATTCGATGATGCATATCGTTCGCAACTCAGCTGTATTTTAGTTGATAATATAGAACGTCTGCTAGATTATGGCTCAATTGGTCCAAGATATTCTAATCTGACATTGCAAGCACTTTTGGTGCTATTAAAAAAACCACCCCCGCCTGGCCGTAAACTATTAATTCTATGCACCTCTAGTCGCag ACAAGTTTTAGATGATTTTGAAATACTCTCGGCATTTAATACTGTTCTTCATGTGCCTAATTTGTCAACCCCTGATCATCTGTTAAATGTACTGGAAGAAGTTGATCTCTTTTCAAAACATGAAATGGCTTCTTTACATGCAAAGCTTCAAGGAAAacg caTATTCATTGGTATTAAAAAACTACTCTGCCTGATAGATATGGCACGTCAAGTAGAACCAAATTACAGAGTTGCGAAATTCTTATCAAAGTTAGAAGAAGAAGGCGGCCTAGAGTAA